The Candidatus Aenigmatarchaeota archaeon genome has a window encoding:
- the uppS gene encoding di-trans,poly-cis-decaprenylcistransferase, translating to MLKHVAIIPDGNRRYAEKKKISLKDSYQKSIDKLPELVSWCKEQKIEILTIWGFSSENWKRSEAEIGTLQELFDGKMEQALKEKLLEKEGVQVHIAGNLSKFPARFQKFSRQIEEKTKKNKALKLNLLINYGGREEIITAVNKLLSEKKKSVTAEDFKKYLWLDNEPDLIIRTSGEQRTSGLLPFQSVYSELHFSKKHFPDFGKKDFLAAIKDYNKRQRRFGK from the coding sequence ATGTTAAAGCACGTCGCGATTATCCCCGACGGAAACCGCCGCTACGCCGAGAAGAAAAAAATTTCCCTGAAGGACTCCTACCAAAAATCCATCGACAAGCTTCCGGAATTAGTATCCTGGTGCAAGGAGCAAAAAATTGAAATCCTGACAATCTGGGGATTTTCAAGCGAAAACTGGAAGAGGTCCGAAGCCGAGATTGGCACGCTTCAGGAGCTTTTTGATGGAAAAATGGAGCAGGCGCTTAAGGAAAAGCTTCTCGAAAAGGAAGGCGTCCAGGTGCATATCGCCGGAAACCTTTCCAAGTTCCCCGCACGGTTTCAGAAGTTTTCGAGGCAAATCGAGGAAAAGACAAAAAAGAATAAAGCCCTGAAGCTGAATCTACTGATAAATTACGGGGGAAGGGAAGAAATCATAACGGCAGTAAATAAACTTCTTTCCGAAAAGAAAAAAAGCGTCACCGCAGAGGACTTCAAAAAATACCTGTGGCTTGACAACGAGCCGGACCTCATTATCAGGACCTCAGGTGAGCAGAGGACAAGCGGCCTTCTGCCATTCCAATCGGTTTATTCAGAACTCCACTTCTCCAAAAAGCACTTTCCTGACTTTGGAAAAAAAGATTTTCTGGCGGCAATAAAGGACTACAACAAAAGGCAGAGGCGATTTGGGAAATAG